Proteins co-encoded in one Flavobacterium sp. M31R6 genomic window:
- a CDS encoding T9SS type A sorting domain-containing protein, which translates to MKTKLLILLFLASLSTYAQTNLVPNGGFETWTNSTTLSNWTIENSVTQNTSSYIEGSKSAQLSIANSTTKPKITALVPMTAGTTYTVKFKYKYVTGNYSGQHPISLNISQNGSATTLSSSTFATDNNWTVKETTFTPDQNLSYDLSISLYTFDAAAFNVLIDDVQVYVQGTEQYTTIPDVNFENKLIAMGIDYGAADGKVLTNSINKLTSLNISSSTISDLTGIQDFVALKILHCDNNKLTSLDVSKNVTLTELYCYSNKLTSLDVSKNVALTVLICRANSIPTLDITKNIQLQSLDIALYAYGTMGGGPTGKFTSIDLSQNTGLTSFICDNNPITTLDLSKNLALTYLSCATTKLTAIDLSKNVNLKSLNCQSNSISNLDITNNIALTELICRGTLLSTIDVTKNIALKYLEIAHYLSFTSGSEMGKITSIDLSQNIALTRFICDNNPITVLDLTKNVNLTSLSCRSNFLNSLNLKNGKNTLLTSIDLSLNPNLRCITVDDVSYSNNNWANKKDSFAFYSPFVCSTITKIPDAKFEDKLIALGIDTDGKNGIVLNSSIAAITSLDVSNSSIGDLTGIQAFTALTTLNCSGNLLKKVDVSKNTVIATLNCINNPNLICIQVADIAAAANWATTKDTTASFSLDCTIFTLIPNAKFEDKLIALGIDRDGKNGKVATESIASLTSLDVSYSSIADLTGIQDFVALKTLNCDYNELTSLDVTKNKALTNLYPSRNQLTTLDVSQNLALVNLQCWNNQITSLDVSKNIDLTSLGCSTNKLTTLDISKNVALTYFNCYSNRLTNLNLKNGKNTLLNDITLSSNPDLRCIAVDDVSYSNTNWANKKDTTAFYSAYDCSTITAIPDAKFEDKLIASGIDTDGKNGFVLNSSIASISTLDVSNGSIANLKGIEGFTALTTLNCSGNLFVKIDLSKNASITTLNCSNNPTLVCIQVADVTAASNWATTKDATANFSLDCTIYTLIPDSKFEDKLIALEIDKDGKNGKVTTESISKLTSLDVSNSSIADLTGIQDFVALKTLNCYNNKLTSLDISKNVALTYLYCYYNQLTTLDVTKNSSLTVLECYSNKLPEINVSNNTLLQKLDCSANLMSSLDVTKNTALEYLSISYFPKNTGASGKGKFESIDVSKNIALKTLYCQQNKIKVLDVSKNINLEYLKCSENYITDLNVSNNISLGNLECDVNLLTNIDVSNNNLLNYLSCDSNKLTRLDVSKNLQLNILGCRANQLRDLDLSKHTKLSQLFCDYNQLKSLNLKNGNNLKLGYSNFQNNPYLSCIEVDDITFSNSNWKNYKDSSANYSNNCANSTLIPDPKFEDKLIALGIDTDGKNGKVLTANITTLTSLDVSNVGISDLTGIEDFTSLQSLSCNNNELTKLNLSYNHNLESLNVAFNKLSMLNLVYNTKLQLIHCNDNLFRTLDFSKNTNLTEIYCPNNKLVSLNLKNGNNTVNNGPSIKNFTNNPDLNCIQVDDVNYSNTNWSFYKDATASYSFDCAYSTAIPDAMFEDKLIALGIDTDGKNGKVLTGSIASVSSLDVSSSSITDLTGIQDFVSLTTLKCNNNQLTALDVSKNLALITLNCYANQLTSVDVSKNLALVNLYISNNKLTILDVSKNTVLTTLSCQTNKLTFLDVSKNVALIIMQCHSNNLLALNLKNGKNTLIDKSTLSLYNNPNLYCILVDDVAYSNTNWATNKDATASFNSVECKALSLPVNNFNVESKGETCLNSNNGEINITATATFGYKAKINAGSYSFTNNSLKVPNLTPGTYTISITIPNETFEQSFTVIIPKGATITGKSSVAANKVSVEITEGTAPYTVFVDGVEQFETTDSNFTVDTKKGGLLQVKTAKACEGIYAKDIARLDGAISAYPNPTSGSFEIELPTAKKEVVITLYTLDGQMISTKTYTVENGKAQLSLENQATGIYVAKIELDTPDYLKIIKN; encoded by the coding sequence ATGAAAACAAAATTACTTATTTTGCTATTTTTAGCATCATTATCTACTTATGCTCAAACCAATTTGGTTCCCAATGGTGGATTTGAAACTTGGACGAATAGCACCACATTATCCAACTGGACGATAGAAAACAGTGTCACCCAAAACACTTCTTCTTACATTGAAGGAAGTAAGAGTGCACAACTGTCTATCGCAAACAGCACCACTAAACCAAAAATCACTGCTCTAGTACCAATGACCGCAGGAACTACTTATACTGTAAAATTTAAGTATAAGTATGTTACTGGTAACTATAGCGGTCAACATCCGATAAGTTTAAACATCAGTCAAAACGGCAGTGCAACAACACTATCCAGTAGCACTTTTGCAACAGACAACAATTGGACCGTAAAAGAAACCACTTTTACACCAGACCAAAACCTGTCTTATGATTTGAGTATTTCGTTATATACTTTTGATGCAGCAGCATTCAATGTTTTGATTGACGATGTGCAAGTGTACGTTCAAGGAACAGAACAATATACAACTATTCCAGATGTGAATTTTGAGAACAAGTTGATTGCAATGGGGATTGATTATGGAGCTGCAGACGGTAAAGTACTAACCAACAGCATCAATAAACTAACTTCCCTGAATATTTCTTCAAGCACAATAAGTGATTTGACAGGAATTCAGGATTTTGTGGCTTTGAAAATTTTACATTGTGATAATAACAAATTAACCAGTTTAGATGTGTCTAAAAATGTGACTTTAACCGAACTTTATTGTTACTCCAATAAATTAACCAGTTTAGATGTGTCTAAAAATGTAGCTTTAACTGTTCTTATTTGTAGAGCAAATTCAATACCAACTCTAGATATTACTAAAAACATTCAATTGCAATCTTTAGATATTGCATTGTATGCTTATGGCACAATGGGCGGTGGTCCAACAGGAAAGTTTACTTCTATAGATTTATCGCAAAACACAGGATTAACAAGTTTTATTTGCGACAACAATCCTATTACAACATTAGATTTATCTAAGAATTTAGCGTTAACATATTTATCCTGTGCAACTACAAAATTAACTGCTATAGATCTTTCTAAAAATGTAAATCTAAAATCATTAAATTGTCAATCAAATTCAATTAGCAATTTAGACATTACCAATAATATTGCTCTTACCGAATTAATTTGTAGAGGAACCTTATTATCAACTATTGATGTTACTAAAAATATAGCATTAAAATATTTAGAGATCGCTCATTATCTTAGTTTCACTAGTGGCAGTGAAATGGGAAAGATAACATCTATAGATTTGTCCCAAAATATAGCTTTAACAAGATTTATTTGCGACAACAACCCAATTACTGTATTGGATCTTACCAAAAATGTGAATCTAACATCACTATCATGTAGATCAAATTTTTTAAACAGTTTAAATCTAAAAAACGGAAAAAACACTTTATTAACATCTATAGATCTTTCATTAAATCCTAACCTAAGATGCATTACTGTTGATGATGTTTCCTATTCAAACAACAATTGGGCAAATAAAAAAGATTCTTTTGCTTTTTATTCTCCTTTTGTCTGCTCGACCATTACAAAAATTCCAGATGCAAAATTTGAAGACAAACTTATAGCACTTGGAATAGATACCGATGGTAAAAATGGTATTGTATTAAATTCGAGCATTGCAGCTATAACTTCACTAGATGTATCCAATAGTTCCATTGGCGATTTAACAGGGATACAGGCATTCACGGCTTTGACAACTTTAAATTGTTCCGGAAATTTATTAAAAAAAGTAGATGTTTCAAAAAACACTGTAATCGCTACTTTAAATTGTATTAATAACCCAAACCTAATCTGTATCCAAGTGGCTGATATAGCAGCAGCTGCAAACTGGGCTACAACCAAAGATACAACAGCAAGTTTTAGTCTAGATTGTACCATTTTTACACTTATCCCTAACGCCAAATTTGAAGACAAACTAATCGCTTTAGGTATAGATAGAGATGGTAAAAATGGAAAAGTAGCTACTGAAAGCATAGCTTCTTTAACATCACTAGATGTTTCATATAGTTCTATTGCTGACCTAACGGGGATTCAGGATTTTGTGGCATTGAAAACTTTAAATTGTGATTATAATGAATTAACCAGTTTAGATGTTACAAAAAATAAGGCTTTGACTAATTTGTATCCTTCTAGAAATCAGTTGACGACTCTAGATGTTTCTCAAAATCTTGCTTTAGTTAATTTACAATGTTGGAATAATCAAATAACTTCTTTGGATGTTTCTAAAAACATCGATTTAACTTCTTTAGGTTGTAGCACAAATAAACTAACGACATTAGATATTTCTAAAAATGTAGCTTTGACTTATTTTAATTGTTACTCAAACAGATTGACTAACTTGAATCTAAAAAATGGTAAAAACACTTTATTGAATGATATAACTCTTTCATCCAATCCAGATTTAAGGTGTATTGCTGTTGATGATGTTTCCTATTCAAATACCAATTGGGCTAATAAAAAAGATACTACTGCATTTTATTCCGCTTATGACTGTTCAACAATTACAGCAATTCCAGATGCTAAATTTGAAGACAAATTAATTGCATCAGGTATTGATACAGATGGCAAAAACGGTTTTGTATTAAATTCAAGTATAGCATCTATCAGCACATTGGATGTATCTAATGGTTCTATTGCCAATTTGAAAGGAATTGAAGGATTTACTGCATTGACAACTCTTAATTGTTCCGGAAATTTGTTTGTCAAAATAGATCTTTCTAAAAACGCTTCAATTACAACCCTAAATTGCTCTAATAATCCAACATTGGTTTGCATACAAGTAGCTGATGTTACAGCCGCTTCCAATTGGGCTACTACCAAAGATGCAACAGCTAATTTCAGTCTCGATTGTACTATTTATACACTAATTCCTGACTCTAAGTTTGAAGACAAACTAATTGCATTAGAAATAGACAAAGATGGTAAAAATGGTAAAGTGACTACTGAAAGTATTTCGAAATTAACAAGTTTGGATGTATCAAATAGCTCTATTGCTGACTTAACAGGTATTCAAGATTTTGTCGCATTGAAAACTTTAAATTGTTACAATAATAAATTAACAAGTCTAGATATTTCCAAAAATGTAGCTTTGACTTATTTGTATTGTTATTACAATCAATTAACAACACTAGACGTTACCAAAAATTCATCTTTGACTGTATTAGAATGTTATTCAAATAAATTACCTGAAATTAATGTTTCTAATAATACTTTATTACAAAAATTAGATTGTAGTGCAAACTTAATGTCAAGTTTAGATGTAACAAAAAACACAGCATTAGAATATTTATCAATTTCTTATTTCCCTAAAAATACAGGGGCGTCAGGAAAAGGGAAATTCGAATCGATTGATGTTTCAAAAAACATAGCTTTAAAAACACTTTATTGTCAGCAAAATAAAATAAAAGTATTGGATGTTTCCAAAAACATAAATTTAGAATATTTAAAATGTTCGGAAAATTATATAACAGACTTAAATGTTTCCAATAACATTTCTCTGGGAAATCTAGAATGTGATGTTAATCTATTAACCAATATCGATGTTTCAAATAACAATTTATTAAATTATTTAAGTTGTGATAGCAACAAATTAACAAGATTAGATGTTTCTAAAAATCTACAGTTAAATATTTTGGGATGTCGTGCCAATCAATTGAGAGATTTAGATTTATCAAAACACACTAAACTAAGTCAATTATTTTGTGACTATAATCAATTAAAAAGTTTGAATCTTAAAAACGGAAATAATCTTAAATTAGGCTATTCAAATTTTCAAAATAATCCTTATTTAAGTTGTATTGAAGTAGATGATATTACTTTTTCAAATTCTAATTGGAAAAATTACAAAGATTCTAGTGCAAATTACAGTAATAATTGTGCTAACTCAACTTTAATACCTGACCCCAAGTTTGAAGATAAATTGATTGCCTTAGGCATTGATACTGATGGAAAAAACGGTAAAGTTCTCACAGCAAATATTACTACTTTAACCTCTTTGGATGTATCAAATGTTGGGATTTCAGATTTAACAGGAATTGAAGATTTTACATCATTACAGAGTTTAAGTTGTAACAATAATGAGTTAACAAAGCTAAATCTGTCTTATAATCATAATCTAGAGAGTTTAAATGTTGCTTTTAATAAATTATCAATGTTAAATTTAGTGTACAATACTAAACTACAACTGATTCATTGTAATGACAATTTATTTAGAACACTTGATTTTTCTAAGAATACAAACTTGACCGAAATCTATTGCCCAAACAACAAACTAGTTTCACTAAATTTAAAGAATGGAAACAATACAGTTAATAATGGACCAAGTATCAAAAATTTTACCAATAATCCAGATTTAAACTGCATACAAGTTGATGATGTCAATTATTCCAATACAAACTGGTCTTTTTATAAAGACGCTACAGCGAGTTATAGTTTCGACTGTGCCTACTCTACGGCAATTCCAGATGCTATGTTTGAAGACAAATTGATTGCATTGGGCATTGACACTGATGGTAAAAACGGAAAAGTTTTAACTGGAAGCATAGCATCTGTAAGCTCACTTGACGTTTCTTCAAGTTCGATCACTGATTTGACAGGAATACAGGATTTTGTGTCTTTGACTACTTTAAAATGTAACAACAACCAATTAACAGCACTTGATGTGTCTAAAAACCTGGCTTTGATTACTTTAAATTGTTACGCCAACCAATTAACTTCAGTAGATGTTTCAAAAAATTTGGCTTTAGTTAATTTATATATTAGTAATAACAAATTAACTATTCTAGACGTTTCAAAAAATACAGTTTTGACTACTCTCTCTTGTCAAACCAATAAATTAACCTTTTTGGATGTTTCTAAAAATGTGGCTTTAATAATAATGCAATGTCATTCAAACAACCTTTTGGCTTTAAATCTTAAAAATGGTAAAAATACTTTAATCGATAAATCAACTTTATCTCTTTATAATAATCCAAACTTATACTGTATTTTGGTAGATGATGTGGCATATTCTAATACCAATTGGGCAACTAATAAAGATGCAACTGCCTCTTTTAATAGTGTAGAATGCAAAGCATTGTCATTGCCTGTAAACAATTTCAACGTTGAGTCAAAAGGGGAAACCTGCCTTAACTCTAATAATGGAGAAATAAATATTACAGCTACTGCGACTTTTGGATATAAAGCAAAAATAAATGCAGGCTCTTATTCTTTTACCAATAACAGTTTAAAAGTTCCAAATTTAACTCCCGGAACCTATACTATTTCCATTACTATTCCTAATGAAACATTCGAACAAAGCTTTACGGTAATTATTCCTAAAGGAGCAACAATTACTGGAAAATCGAGTGTTGCAGCTAATAAAGTTTCTGTAGAAATTACTGAAGGAACTGCTCCATATACTGTTTTTGTAGATGGTGTAGAACAATTTGAAACCACTGATTCTAACTTTACTGTAGATACCAAAAAAGGAGGTTTATTGCAAGTAAAAACCGCAAAAGCCTGTGAGGGAATTTATGCCAAAGATATTGCCCGCTTAGATGGAGCGATTTCTGCTTATCCAAATCCAACTTCAGGAAGTTTTGAAATTGAATTACCAACTGCTAAGAAAGAAGTGGTTATAACCTTATACACTTTGGATGGTCAAATGATTTCAACTAAAACCTATACTGTAGAAAACGGTAAAGCGCAACTTTCTCTTGAAAATCAAGCTACAGGAATTTATGTTGCCAAAATTGAGTTAGACACTCCAGACTATCTAAAAATTATAAAAAATTAA
- a CDS encoding T9SS type A sorting domain-containing protein, translating to MKTKLLLFLTLFSLIINAQNNLVPNGDFENWTSSSQPDNWFRYFSGFVSQSTSAQNGLSSTNMMIADGTFNYINSEYFPVVANKTYRITLYHKLVSGSFSAIDLSLYHKPGAFKEEIIKKTDATFSNSEWRQVEFDYTPAVSENIEVDIWTTGTLNSEILVDNVSVIDVATIGAQYTLIPDVNFENKLISLGIDSGVTDGKVLTSNINTLTSLNVSNSSISDLTGIQDFVALQSLDCQKNNLTSLDLSKNGNLIEVNCTTNKLTNFINTSNLGLTHLYCSSNQLTSLDVTKYIALTNLYFSSNKITSIDVSSNNLLVKLWCNSNLLTELNITNNTSLIELNCATNQLTNLNVTKNTALTKLYCYYNQITSLDVTQNIQLEWFMCHFNQLTSIDISNNPKLDLFDCLNNKITSLDISKNPLITELACENNQLTYLNLKNGANTILDLTYSNFVNNPNLKCIQVDDVNYSNANWTSIKDANATYNIDCTAYTLIPDVNFENKLIALGIDSGVADGKVPTANVDKLTSLDVSLSSISNLTGIQDFTSLKELICTANYLTTLDISKNSALLSLQCNVNKLSALDLSKNLSLESLKCSHNHITSLDVSNNLSLTTLMCDTNQLTDLDVSKNLALSVLIFDYNKLTTIDVSKNKSLNTLGFSFNNLTGIDVSNNNNLGFLNCQSNQFTDLDISHNLQLGTLYCNDNQITSLDVSKNGSLGYLFCQNNKLLDLNLKNGNQTHFANNYLNFTGNPKLTCIQVDDAIYSNANWSSIKDDTANFNTDCSTSNLYTYISDVKFENKLISLGIDSGVADGKVLTANVDKLTSLDVSSNSISDLTGIQDFVALTNLNCSQNELTTLNTSKNLALISLECSNNKLSTLDVSKNLSLESLRCSANNITSLDISNNLSLETLACNTNQLSDLDVSKNLLLIELFFDYNKISSIDVSKNSKLGALTFSSNNITTIDVSKNSSLGFLNCQSNQLTNLDLSHNLILNSLFCNDNQITSLDISKNNSVVFLLCQNNKLLNLNLKNNGNKALFDTRFLNFTGNPNLTCIQVDNIAYSNTNWANLKDITANYSTDCNLVYTLIPNSSFEQKLIDLGIDTDGLNGKISTTSIESITSLDLSNTNIKDLTGIENFTALKYFTANGTNLTSVDFSKNLMLQYVSISGNNLTSLDVSKNTNLSELDFSNNKVMQIDLSQNKELTVLNALGNQLTTLDISQNPKIKSLNVEFNQLTSLNLQNGNNANFVLAKPTNKISQTVVYTSFSNNPNLSCIKVDNVAYSNQNWSQIKDATATYSSTCSKLGIEDSVFDKVAIFPNPTKGELHIDNIVLEKVTVYDALGKLIKTTTFTSGAKDHTIHLEGLPRGIYYIYLESEGANTAKKVIVK from the coding sequence ATGAAAACAAAATTACTTTTATTTTTAACGCTATTCTCACTGATCATTAACGCACAAAACAATTTGGTTCCCAATGGGGATTTCGAAAATTGGACTTCTTCCTCACAGCCTGATAATTGGTTCCGGTATTTCAGTGGTTTTGTCTCACAAAGTACTTCGGCTCAAAATGGTTTATCAAGCACCAACATGATGATTGCTGATGGAACATTTAATTACATCAACAGTGAATATTTTCCAGTTGTGGCCAACAAAACCTACCGTATTACTTTGTATCACAAATTAGTTTCGGGCAGTTTTTCTGCTATTGACCTTAGTTTATACCACAAACCTGGTGCTTTTAAAGAGGAAATCATCAAAAAAACAGACGCTACATTTTCTAATAGTGAATGGAGACAAGTTGAATTTGACTACACTCCTGCGGTAAGCGAAAATATAGAGGTAGATATTTGGACTACCGGAACGTTAAATTCAGAGATTCTGGTTGACAATGTTTCTGTGATTGATGTAGCGACAATTGGAGCGCAATACACACTAATCCCCGATGTAAATTTTGAGAACAAATTAATTTCCTTAGGTATTGATTCTGGTGTGACTGATGGAAAAGTGCTAACCAGCAATATTAACACATTGACTTCATTGAATGTTTCCAATAGTTCTATTTCCGACTTAACCGGAATCCAAGATTTTGTGGCATTACAATCGTTAGATTGTCAAAAAAATAATTTAACTTCTTTAGACCTTTCTAAAAACGGTAATTTAATAGAGGTGAATTGTACTACAAACAAATTAACCAATTTCATCAATACCAGTAATCTAGGTTTGACGCATTTATACTGCTCTTCAAATCAATTAACTTCGCTTGATGTTACTAAATATATCGCATTGACAAATTTATATTTTAGTTCCAATAAGATAACTTCCATTGATGTTTCATCAAATAATCTATTAGTGAAATTATGGTGTAATTCAAATTTACTTACTGAATTGAACATCACAAATAATACATCCCTAATTGAGTTAAATTGTGCAACAAATCAATTAACCAATTTGAATGTTACAAAAAATACCGCATTAACAAAACTCTATTGTTACTACAATCAAATAACAAGTTTAGATGTCACTCAGAATATTCAATTAGAATGGTTTATGTGTCATTTTAATCAACTTACATCGATTGATATTTCAAATAATCCAAAACTAGATTTGTTTGATTGTTTAAATAATAAAATCACAAGTCTTGATATTTCAAAAAACCCATTGATCACAGAATTAGCTTGCGAAAACAATCAACTAACGTACTTAAACCTTAAAAATGGTGCCAATACAATTTTAGATCTGACTTATTCTAATTTTGTAAATAACCCTAACCTAAAATGTATACAGGTTGATGATGTAAATTATTCTAATGCCAATTGGACAAGCATAAAAGATGCAAATGCTACCTATAATATAGACTGTACAGCATATACATTGATTCCCGATGTGAACTTTGAGAACAAATTGATTGCACTTGGTATTGACTCGGGAGTTGCCGATGGAAAGGTACCTACTGCTAATGTGGACAAACTAACTTCTTTAGATGTTTCGTTAAGTTCAATTTCTAATTTAACTGGAATTCAAGATTTTACGTCTTTAAAAGAACTAATTTGTACCGCTAACTATTTAACAACACTGGATATTTCTAAAAACTCGGCACTACTTAGTTTACAATGTAATGTCAATAAGTTATCTGCTTTAGATCTATCAAAGAACTTGTCATTAGAAAGTTTAAAATGCTCTCATAATCATATAACTTCATTAGATGTTTCGAATAATCTTTCCTTAACGACTTTAATGTGTGACACGAATCAACTTACAGATCTAGATGTTTCCAAAAACCTTGCATTATCAGTCTTAATATTTGATTATAATAAGTTAACCACGATAGATGTTTCTAAAAACAAATCATTAAATACGCTTGGTTTCTCTTTTAATAATTTAACTGGTATAGATGTTTCAAATAATAATAATCTTGGTTTCTTAAACTGTCAATCAAATCAATTTACTGACCTAGATATCTCACATAATTTGCAATTAGGCACCTTATATTGTAATGACAATCAAATAACCTCATTAGATGTTTCCAAAAATGGCTCTTTAGGTTATTTGTTTTGTCAGAATAACAAGTTATTAGATTTAAATTTAAAAAATGGAAACCAAACTCATTTCGCAAATAACTATCTGAATTTTACCGGAAATCCAAAGCTAACTTGCATCCAAGTTGATGATGCGATTTATTCTAATGCAAATTGGAGCTCAATTAAAGACGATACTGCAAATTTTAATACAGACTGCTCTACCTCAAATCTATATACTTATATATCCGATGTTAAGTTTGAGAACAAGTTGATTTCTCTCGGTATCGATTCTGGTGTTGCAGATGGGAAAGTTCTGACCGCAAACGTGGACAAACTCACTTCATTGGATGTTTCGTCAAATTCAATTTCAGATTTGACAGGTATTCAGGATTTTGTCGCTTTGACTAATTTGAATTGTTCTCAAAATGAATTGACTACTCTCAATACTTCTAAAAATCTGGCACTAATTAGCTTAGAATGCAGTAACAATAAATTATCTACTCTAGATGTGTCTAAGAACTTATCTTTGGAAAGTTTAAGATGTTCTGCCAACAATATAACTTCTTTAGATATTTCAAATAATCTATCTTTGGAAACTTTAGCTTGCAACACAAATCAACTTTCTGATTTAGATGTCTCCAAAAACCTTTTGCTTATCGAACTATTTTTTGATTATAATAAAATATCCTCTATTGATGTTTCTAAAAACTCCAAATTAGGCGCTCTAACTTTCTCTTCCAATAATATAACCACTATCGATGTTTCAAAAAACAGTTCGCTTGGATTTTTAAACTGTCAATCAAATCAACTTACAAATTTAGATCTTTCTCATAATTTAATATTGAACTCTTTATTTTGTAATGACAACCAAATAACCTCATTGGATATTTCCAAAAATAATTCCGTCGTCTTTTTACTTTGTCAGAATAACAAATTATTAAATCTGAACCTAAAAAATAATGGAAACAAAGCTCTTTTCGATACTAGGTTTTTGAATTTCACAGGAAATCCGAACTTAACTTGTATCCAAGTCGATAATATCGCTTATTCAAATACCAATTGGGCAAATTTAAAAGATATTACAGCTAATTATTCAACAGATTGTAATCTTGTTTACACACTCATTCCAAATTCAAGTTTTGAACAAAAACTAATTGATTTAGGAATTGACACAGATGGTTTAAATGGAAAAATTTCTACTACTAGCATCGAATCAATTACCTCTTTAGATCTTTCAAATACTAATATTAAAGATTTAACCGGAATTGAAAACTTCACAGCTCTAAAGTATTTTACGGCTAACGGTACTAACTTAACGTCCGTAGATTTTAGCAAAAACCTGATGCTTCAATATGTCTCCATTAGTGGAAATAATCTAACAAGCTTAGATGTCTCTAAAAACACAAATCTTTCAGAATTAGATTTTAGCAACAATAAAGTAATGCAAATAGATCTTTCTCAAAATAAAGAATTAACAGTTTTAAATGCGCTAGGAAATCAATTGACCACGCTTGATATTTCACAAAATCCAAAAATAAAATCGCTAAATGTTGAGTTTAATCAACTGACATCATTAAATCTACAAAATGGAAATAATGCTAATTTTGTGTTAGCAAAACCTACTAATAAAATATCCCAAACGGTTGTGTACACCAGCTTTTCAAACAACCCAAATCTTTCGTGTATCAAGGTTGACAATGTAGCCTATTCCAATCAAAATTGGAGTCAAATAAAAGATGCAACAGCTACCTATTCCTCAACTTGTTCCAAATTAGGAATCGAAGATTCAGTTTTTGACAAAGTTGCAATTTTCCCAAATCCAACCAAAGGAGAATTACACATTGATAATATTGTGCTTGAAAAAGTAACCGTTTATGATGCTTTAGGGAAATTAATAAAAACAACAACATTTACTTCAGGGGCCAAAGACCATACAATACATTTAGAGGGTCTCCCTAGGGGCATTTACTATATCTATTTAGAAAGCGAAGGAGCCAATACTGCCAAAAAAGTCATAGTGAAATAG